Below is a window of Phyllopteryx taeniolatus isolate TA_2022b chromosome 16, UOR_Ptae_1.2, whole genome shotgun sequence DNA.
GTGTTGTTGGTTGCTTCGTTGCACAGTTCCCACTTTGTACAAAGGTGGCGCAGAATTTCATTttggtggagaaaaaaagttgtgcatACAGAATTGGATTTttccatttcaattcatttgaacTTTTTACAGCGCACTCAAATATTCAATTTGATTTGGTCTGACGAACATTTTTCACGACTTCACTGATTAACTCACTTGGGTCTCCTGCATCTGTTACCAAATATGCCCCGATAAAAGTCTACATTTGTAAAACTACGGATGGGCGTATTAAGCAATCCATTGATTGTTAAGAATCACGTGTCGAACTGCGGCAAAACGGGGTGCGTTGCTTGCTTGCGACCAGCTTGGACACTGTTGCTTGAGTCTCAACATTCAGAGAAAGACGATTTGCCATCGCATCCGAATATTGAAAACGCAACACGTAATCGATGAAGGACATTTCGTCAAAAGCCCATCCCTATCGTACGGCAAAACTGCTGGAGTGCAGAGGAAgtccttttcctttttccgTCTGGTAAAGTCATCTTCACTGGCGCCAAGTCGCTCCGTAGGCTTGAAGGCAAACTCTTGGAATTACAACATCAGCGCGAGTCTTTCATTCAGGGCTCCGCGACCGCGAccgcgggggggtggggggagagaCCTGGCGCAAATCGGGCCAATGTTCGGCTATCTTCAAAATGGCGGAAAGTAAGGCTGACGGCGCTCGGAAAGGCGGGAAGTACTGAGAAACGGCATTTCCCCGCTCGGAGGGAGATTATGTGAAATGAAAGGCTCGGCCTACCGACGACGGGAATCGCGATAGCTGAAGCGAACGGagccggccccccccccccggagaCGGCTTTTCCTCCGCGGACATTCCTTCGGCGAGGAATGTGATGGTCGACGCAGCGCGAGGCTCGCAATGGCTGCTTCGTCAGTCCTCCTCCTCCGAGACGCGGGCTCAGACGAGAGTCATCTCTCTTTTGGGCTGCGCTTCATTGCGTTCATAGAAGTTTCTCTCCCTTCCGGTCCCCACACCGGCGAGCTCCTGcgtcccctcctcctcctcgcaggCCTCCCGCGTGAAATTCAACCCTTTGATTCTCTCGGCCACATGAGGATAAAAAAGAAGTTGGTAATAATGGCCGTCTTGTAAACCTTTGGACAGCTCACCTCCTTCAGGTCTCAGGCTGCAGGGATTGCGTTAATCGTTAAATTGTccacgtttttttaaaaaaggtaggGAAAATGGTGTGAAAGTAAAAGACTGGAAAAAAGGATTCATGTACGGCCTGCAATACCTGCTTTACacggttaaaataaaataggcaGCTTAAAAATCTGCATAGTCTCGCATACATTATGCAAAAACAAGTCCGAAATGTGTTTTGAACTGCTTTGTAAATCTGTCTACACAAGAAGGCAGCCGAAAAGGAAATGCATTCCACAATTTTGGGGCGGCGCACTCCGAGACTGCCGTCACCTTTTTAGCTTTTCATCTCGTGGGAGGAACGGTAAGTCAAAAGTCATCAGCAGACCACACTGACCTAACAGTGATCCTCaaatgatggggggggggggctgacaAATGTACGACTCTGCAAGCGACTCTTCAAATTTTGTAGACCGGGAGCGATGCGGCCGAACCGACGAGATCCTGACGCAAGCCGAGTTGCGAGCGGGATTTGCAATGGTCACCGAAGCACGAATGATGGTTTCTCGCTCGCAATGAGACGACATGCACCGAAATCGATACAAAAATGATAAGACAAGTGTAAAAAGCAGGTTCAAGTTGCTACTTGTAAAGCTGAGCAACGCATTTGGTGCTCACCTGTCGGTTGAAGGTGCATTTCTGGAACATTACTCTCAAACGTGTTGGTTTCCACCGGCTGCTTCAATTTCTTCCAGCGGGCCTGCAAGTTGAATTGGAACAAGTTGGACCTTGTTCGGCTTGTCTTACAACACCACTAAAGAGTGTCGCTGCAGAATCTTTGCGAGAAGAGAGTGAAAACGGGGCCAGGTAGGAGCCCTGGTGCATTCCAGAATCCCTCTGTCATACACTGGAGAGTTAAAGCTCTCAGGTTGGCAAAATCTCTTGCgtttttgcaaaaacaattcaTCCATAAGCCCTTCATCAGCTGCTCCTTTTGGAAAGTGAccgcaaaaagccaaagaaaaaacaaaacgcgcAGCGTTATCTTTTGACGCTTGCTGAATGTAGGTCAAATGACATCATGCACGGGGCCGAGGGTCTTTCCCGTTTGGATGGGGTTCGCGAACGGGAGGGTGCTCCAGTCGCACGCCAGACCTGTTCGAAACTTCGCTGACAAACGGCGCCGAGACCTCGGCGGTCTATCGGGCCGCTGCCGTTCGTTTCTGGCTTCATGACGGGATGCGGCGGAGCTGTCGACGAGCTAAAACTCAGCCCGCCGTCGGCGAAACGGGGAGCTCATGAATCGCCCCCGGACGGCGAAGTTCATCGGCGGCTAAACGGGGAGCAGGAAACGTCTGCCGTGAAAATGGGAAGATGAGAGAGTAAGATGAGAATCTCACACATCATCAGGCGCACtgcttgtttattttgaaacaggaagaggaagtgTGCTCTTACATGATGCCATCTTTCGCAGATGTGCTTTCCAAAGTTCAAAAAGAAACTGCTTAATCGGGAGAATTTGCTCGGGGGGGAAATGGCCACTGTAATTAGTTGAAAAACCACCGAGATCGTGAATGAACTCCAAATAATATCAGGTGACCTGTGCCACTGCTCTTAACGTGGCAAAAAAAGAGCTTTTAAGGACTGGCGCGGCGCGGCGCGGCACGGCACGGCACCGTGTGCTGCAACGTGCTGCTTTCCTACTTTCTGAATGCATCACTCGATCTTTAGTaggatttcctactaaatgtTTCCACATTGACACAAGGCCTTGCTAATCATGCAGTACGTGCTCTCGGAGTGCGTTTAAGTTTGCAGCTATTTTGCCATACCACCCTAATGTGCGTTCTAAATATACAGCCACCATTAGCTTTGTGCTTTTGCCGTAGTGAAGAGGTTTTTAAGAGAAGAAGGTTCCCTGGAAGCTGacagtttttttcccaaatgtatgtttttgtcttgcCTGTCTGTATTGTATATTCGTATTATTGTTTTGAATAAGAGTTGCTCAATACCTTGGAAACGGGTTATAATGTACGTTTCGCCGCACAGTTAACGAGACAAATAGAGGCCGTAGACGTTTGCACAGTCTTGTATAGTTTGAATTGAAAGATTTACACCGTCGGGGCTGTAAGTGGTGAATAATGACAACGGAAAGGCCCCAATCCATCCGTCTGTTTTGTTATTTGTCCGTGTTTGGATTCGGAGCCCTCCGCCGTTTCCTTGATGAGAAACCGTTTCAACAAAGCGTGGCAtacgcgcgtgcgtgtgtgtgtgtgtgtgtgtgtgttaacgcgtacagtgtgttgtgttgtgttgtgttgtgttggcgCGCAGATCGAGAGGCGCATGGAGCTGGTGCGCTTCATGTCGCACAACGCGCACAAGAGGCTGGTGTCCTGTCTGCAGGGCCAGCTGGGCACCGACACGGAGAAGAGACACGTGAGTCCAAGAACACCGACTCACGACAACATCGCGCTCGAACGCACCTTCGCACCTTTGCGCTGTCATCAGCCTCTCGCGTTCGCGCACGAATGTGAAGAACGTTGTCGAGAGAACAACTCCAGCGCTGTCAAAACGTGCGCTTGCGCAATGAATACGACGTTTGTCTCATCACGGAACGCGAAGATAGGAGAGGAACTCGGCGCCAAAATATGTGACACACCCGCATTGGCAAATTCAAATATGCGTATGTACGTCGAAATGCATGAATATGAAATTATATATGAGGCGACACATTGAAATTGGTGAAATTGTGTCGCGTGCGTGTGCATTCCCATTGTGCCATGATGGCACCTTCATTAAttccagaataataaaaaatgttgcagATCAAGAGTTGCTTTCTATGTCAATGCACAAaaagcaacaataataatataaatatgatCTGCAACATTCTATTAACGAATACAAATAGAAAGTTAAAACATAACTGGAGGTGACTCCAAATATTGTTATAAAACTAATAGTGATGATTCCAACTTTTTAGACAAGATCATGAGTTTTTGCCGCTGATTGGCTGTGAGAAATCGTGCGCGATGTGCACTGCAACCGTATCGGCTCGTACTAAACGCATTTAGCCGCAGCCAACGCGGTTGCCGTGAATTAAGCCTTTCCAAAGACGGGCTCTGCTCTGTTGAGGTGGAACAAAAGCATTTGGGAAAAGTGAAGACCTCAAACAGGTTTGCACTGACTATGGCCCATTATTCATCAGATCATCAatagtgtgtgtgggggggggcataaataaatgaataatgctAAAGTTGTCTTCTTCACGTCCCTTCAGAAAAAGTTGCCCCTGACGGCGTTGTCTCAGGCCATGCAAGAGGGCGGCGCTCAGCTGGGGGACGAGAGTCTGATCGGGTGagatatcaaataaaccaaCGCAATCGGCCCAATCAGGAACACGTTTTGCGCCTTTCCTTCAATATACGATGTCGGCGAACAGCAAGATGATGGACGTGTGCGGCGAGGCCGAGAGCAGGCTGGCGAGCGAACTGATGCAGCACGAAGTGCAGATCGAGCGAGACGTCCTGGATCCTCTCAACGCGCTGGCCGAGGTGCGACCCCTGCCGGCGTCTCGTTTTTGCCGATTTCTGTTCTCGTGCTTCATACTTGTGATGTCGCACAGGTTGAGATACCCAACATACTAAAACAGAGGAAGCAACTGGCCAAACTGGTCCTGGACTACGACTCAGCCAAGACCAGGTCGTGTTTCAGTTATTCTTGCCGTATGCGAGCCCGAAGGGTGACAGAGGTGCTTGGGTTTTGTTCTGCATTTGTTAAGCATCCGAAAATTTGTAGGCAGACGAAGAAACGGGAGCTGCGACCATCATTTGACTCACTCCAATAATTTGATTTCGAAACATAGTCCAAGCGAAATCTCTGCCTCCAAGCGTCGCAGTGCTCATTTTCCTCACAGACGAAGGTTACTGCAGACTCGCACAGAAAGGAGGTTTTACACGATCAccatttttggggccaatcaccgaccgatcagcaagtttaaaaaaaacaaaaaaaaaacaacaaaacaaaacaaaacgatcccaagatggagcaatgtgtctactatttacatgacttgttcatttattgtctcTACTTCTCctccacaagggtcgcgggcgtgccggagcccgtCCGTCCCGGCTCAAATGATTCTCCAGCATTTTCGACAAAAGTTacaacaccaatgacctctagggggcattcaagaaGTTTAGGTCAAATAACACCATTTCTACTGACAGAAATGACAGAAGGGTGCCGCCTTACTGGAATGAAACGACTTTcctaaatactgttaatgacttTCCCACTGTCCCGGCTGTATGGACGGACGGGTTTTGACTTTTGAGTCATTTATTGCCCCCACGTTGCGTTTCTTCCTCCTCGTGTAcgttcttcaggtgctcgatcaaatatgaagcatttagatgacgttccccacgacgtacttcagttgcgcacagactgcaaataacttgcgtgtGGTTTGTccgagacaccgcaaaatagtcccagtCGACGTGTTTTTTTTGGCCGAcgagattgaaaaaactttattggccgtcagatagttacagtactgcgcaacaagacacgtgacaaggctaaaactaAACGAGCTTTTGGATccatacgcgacgaagacgcggagtaaatgtcttttgcggatcgCCGAATTAtaacatgaaagccgatcaccataaaatgctaattgtcGGCCGATACCACCGATCAGATGGGCGTAAAGTCTAAGAGAAATATGTTGGCCTGATGGTGCCGAACCAGGAGTGCCTAAAAGACCTAGTGTGTCCAAACTTTGGCATcagttcacatttaaaaaagattaAGTGCAATGTGTCTACTGTAAAACAGAACTGGCTTGCACAACAGCATGTTTACGATTGCCTACACAATGTAATGTAAACTGGCTAACAGACAGAGGCTAAGACGAgcgcacaacaacaacaacaacaactctacactctcattcgctggcgcccacgtcactcaccatgccaggccctgccttttaaagTCATACACACTTAGTCACAGATACTAGTGTGGAACGTGAGCCTgctgaccccaagtggacaaaaacaatagctgcacctcacatgcatatttggtatttgtattgttgtttaataatgcaaactcAATTTCAATCCAATTACTCGAATAATTGTTAGAGTAATCGATTCTAAATATATTTGCTAGGCCTAGAAGAAACCCTGGCATTGTTGGTGCGAATCCAGAACATTTTCAACTTCATGATCGTTTTGAGAGTGCAATGATCGGCTGTTGTGCAGGTGGTACCAAGCAACCAAGTCTAGCAACCAGGCCATGGCAGCCAAGGTGGACCCCCTCAAGGATGAGATGGACGAGGCTCTGaacaaagtggaaatgtgtaaAGTAGGTTTCACCTTCAAtctaaatgcaaacaaattcaTGACATCAAATGGTCCTCCTTCTTCTGTTCCGGATCCTGACGCTTTGCCCGCAGGACCAGTTATCGGCAGACATGTACAACTTTGCGTCCAAAGAAGGAGACTATGCACGCCATTATCTCATGGTGGGTACAGCCATGGCTAATTTCACTTTCTTTGACAGTAGCGACAATTCAGATTAAAAATTAAAGTGATCTACATTAATACTTGTAAATGTACACCAGTTACTGGAGGCCCAGGCAGACTACCACAGAAGGTCTCTGGCAGCTCTGGAGCAAGCTATACCGAGTATTCAATTACAGCAAGGTGAGCAGCAAGACATTTGATTACCGGAAGATGACATGAGCACATCAAGACCAAAGTTGACCTTTTTCTGAAGACTCCTGGACGGAGAAGCCGGCGTTCGGCACGGCCCTGGAGGAGCACCTGAAGCGGAGTAACCGTGACATCGCGCTGCCCATCGAGGCCTGCGTCATGATGCTGCTGGAGACGGGCATGAAGGAAGAGGTATCGTCAAGGGTTAGGGGGAGAAGGCTTCTTTCATCATCTCTCATCTCAAATATATTCATCGGTGGCAAttgacgaatataaacgtcCGTGGCAGTCAATGAGTTGTGAAGttttaggcagtgattcttttgcgaacaaactagagggagcccatgtAGCACATTTTGAGGATTACTTCCCTTCTGTTTGGCTACTAAGTGTCCTAAATGTAACTTGCATTCACCTGCAGGGTTTGTTCCGAATAGCAGCGGGAGCTTCAAAACTAAAAAAGCTGAAAGCCGCGCTGGACTGTTCCACTTCCCAACTGGAAGAGTTCTACTCCGACCCCCACGCCGTCGCCGGTAACCACCTTTCTATGTCTTTACGACCCCACAAAACCAGAAACCTGATCTGCTTCAGATCATTTTCGCAACACTTTTACCGACTCGTTTGTACACAGGAGCCCTGAAGTCGTACCTCAGGGAACTTCCGGAACCTCTCATGACCTTTGGCCTGTACGACGAGTGGACGCAGGCATCCAAGTAAGAGGACACCCACACCTGCGGCGGTGTGTTCTCGGGATGCGGCAGTgattctggtgtgtgtgtgtgtttcagtgtgTCCGACCCTGACAAGAGACTTCAGGCTTTGTGGGTGACGTGTGACCGTTTGCCGAAGACTCACAAAGCCAACTTTAGGTAAGTGTTGTCTGACTTTGCTCACAGGTGACGGAATGCGGGTGTGAGTAAATAAAATTCTGCCGTTACAAAGATAACGTTACTGCTGAATGAATACTTTTAGGTACCTGGTGAAGTTTCTGGCCAAACTGGCTCAAGAGCGCGACGTCAACAAAATGTCCCCCAGCAACATCGCCATCGTCCTGGGCCCCAACCTGCTGTGGGCGAAGACGGAGGGGTGAGGGAACTTTGCGCGTTACGCTCGCGCCACTTTATCTTCATTCGCCGTCATCGTTTTGAGCGGCCCTCTCATCTTTCGGAACCCTTCAGGACGCTGGCGGAAATGGCTGCGGCGACGTCGGTCCACGCGGTCGCCATCATTGAGCCGATCATCCAGCACGCCGATTGGTTCTTTCCTGAAGGTAAACACTCGGTAGTGGTTAGAAAAAGACATCTTCTCTCGCGCCTCAAAAGTTGCTCGGACaagaaaatccaaacaaaagtaGCGGTTAAGCAATTGCAAAGGCATGGGAGGTGACGTATCTCGAGGCGTCACGGTTAAACCATCATCAAATTAATTGCCGATTATTTTGatgatcaattaattgtttGCAGTCATTTCGGCGAGGGTGGTTATGGAACCAAATCAAGTGTAATCTGTGTAATAACGTACAGTCGCCGACCGCCGGTTCACCTGAATGTCCTGTCGTAGAAGGCAAACTGAGCCGTGACGCTTCACTGCCGTCTTTCTTCCGCGCAGAGGTGGACTTCGACGTGTCGGGCATGTTCGCCATGCCCGTCCACCCGGCGGCGTCGGACCCGGAGCTCGAGAGGAAGCGCCCCGGCAGCCTGGTGGGGCAAGACGGGGACGCTCACCCTCCCCGCAAAGACAGGTACCTGTCTCGCGCCAACCTCAGCCTCAGCCTGCCGCTCCCCCTCCCGTCGCGTCCCAAGACGCCGAGCGGGCAGGACCCGCGGGGCCCGGCGGTGTCGGCCCACTACGTGGTGGCCGACGAGTCCGTCACGGTCACCGAAACGCCGACCCAAGAGCCGCCCGGTCCGAACCTTCAGCCTGTGCTCTAGTCCAAAGTAGCTCGCGTGAATCGTCCGAGGGAAtgtctttgtgtattttcaaCTTTTGAGTAGAATCCTTTGACATTTGTCGATTTTGCAACATGTGGTCTGAATTCCATTGTGTACTCTTGTGTGATCCCCGTAACTTTCAATTAAAGCTTAGGTCACATGGAGCTCGCTGGTTCTGTGTCGGCTTCCTGGCATCTGTCATGCGCAGCGTTGTCGGTTCCTTTTTGAGCTTTGAGGGGCCATCTGTGTCTGCCGTCCGCTCTCTGTTCCTCCGGAGCTCTCCCGGGCCTTTTCttacaatttgtgtgtgtgtgtggtttgccCTCTCCCCTCTCACTTCCGTAGCACTGTTAACCAATATCCGGAGCCCAGCCCGCTTAGAGCCGGCACCTCGATTAGAAAGCAGCCGCGGCTAACCTCGCCCGCCTTGCGACCCATACCGCCCCAGCAGGAGGGCCACGAGACCCGGCCCCCGGGCGCCGCCCCGGAGGCCGAGCGGCCGGGCCCGGGCGCCGGGGGCCCGGCGGTCGCCGCGCAGCCTCGCCACGTCGGCCGGCTCGGCGCGGAGGAGAGCGGGTAAGCGGCGAGGCGGCCGCCGATACGCCCGCGACGCCGCCCGCTCTCAAGCAATCCAAGCCACCCGGATCGCCCTCGCTTCTTACGTTTGTCGGAATCCACCAAATTCCAAAAGCTATGACGAGTTCAATCGCGACGCTTTGTTTACAGGTGATGTTTACGTATTCCTGCCTGTTCGCCGTCTTGGTCGTCTTGCTCTGCCTTCGTCACGCCTTCTTGGTTGTTTGAAATTGATGATTGATCTGATCTGGCGCGACGTTCATTGACAAATGTTGCATCGtttgattttgcttttttttctcctcatgtTGAACCTGCgagcttgttttcatgtgcatGACAATTAGAGATCGaccgatatgttttttttattagtagtcaaggaggcagataaccgatatttggagccAAAATTCATTCCGACCCTAACCCAAGTCAAAATATTGCAACATCAACatcttttcagatttgcaacatgttagtttatttttagtcttggacgtctttgttttaaaattctaaaaaGTGTAGGGAGCTCCCAGACTCTGCGGGGGGAAAgttcaaaatttgaaaatttcaAAATCATTATCGCAATAACGTGTTCCGAAATGTCAATCTTTCACTTATTtttgttcaaacaaaaaaagtgcagggagttcAGGGTCGGCAGCATttgtcatacaaaaaaaaaaaaggccgtcTATTCAAAATGCCAAACATCGGTCCATCCCTAAAGACGGCGCCTTAAATGTCGGTCCCGGCGCGGGTCCTGATCGGGACTCGCTGTATTTCCACAGCCCAGCCCGGGAGCTCACATCCACCCCGCCTCCGCAGAGGAACGGTTCGGTCCACCTCACGGCCGGGGCGCCGCAATCCCAGGGTGGCTCCAGGGGGCCCAGCCCTCACATGGTCCGCAGAGGTGAGTGCTGCTCCACGCACAATTGCGCACgcacgctgctgctgctgccgctgccTTTCACGCAGACGTCGTCTGATCGCCCGATATTTAGCCACTGCCGGGGGTAAAGAGTTAAAAAATAACTACAACTAAAGAGAGCCTTCCGAATTAGAATTTTTAGAACTCAGAAAGTACCTGAAAATATACGACAGGCACTTTGGATTCGTCAGCGGGCAGATGAGCCGCTGTGCTAATAGACGCCAGGCCTCAATTCACCGCACGGGTACAAGCTGTGATGAGAGGCGGAACGGTATCTTTCATATTGGAAGCCATCATTTTGAAAAGCTCTTTAAGATTAAACGCAAATGTATggaacaaaagttaaatacaactgaactgtactttggcAGAGATTCTGGTACTCGCTGCGCAACACTCGGTAAATAAGAAGAAATACACTTAGTTggcttttctcattttgtcaacGCAGGCACCAAGAAACAGGCGCCGGCACCGCCCAAGCAAGCCAGTCCCTTCGCCTCTCAGTCCGTCAACCAAAGTTCAACGTCCCCGCACCACCCGCCCGTCGCCCCGAGGCGCCACCCGGGCAAAGAAAGCCCCATCCACGCGCCGCCGAGCCACCCGCCCCCACAGCCGCCGTCGCCGCCCAGGACGCCCACCCCGCCCGACACGCCGCCTCACGACGGCCCCTTCTCCCAGCCGCCCGCCTACCAGTACGGCTCGCTCCCCCGCCCCTCCCGGCCGGCGCCCAAGCCGAGACCCCGGCCCAACATGCCGCCGCCCCCGCAACCCGCCGTCAGCGACGGCTGCAATGGCCTCTTGGGCTCCGCTTCGAAGATCATCACAGGTGAAACGAGTCTCGCGTGTCACGCGGCTGCAGCGCGCTGTACGATGAACGAATTGGCCGTAGAAGCACTTTTCAAATcagacaattttttattttttattttttaaacagaataACATTACATCatgggcccaaaaaaaaaaatcccaaaatcaCACACCCttgccctctttttttttatttatacattttattacaacaaaagaaacaatgacattcaaacaaacgaccgatattttaacacattacaacataatgaccttcaaacaaaccaaaacatgtttttggtatgtttaAGCATttctatatacatatacacacccTACTATTGTCAAGTGGTGAGCCGCGGCGTATGTCGGCGTTTTATGACGAAACCCACAAAACGAGTTCCAGACGGCGTGAGAATGAAGAAGGCGCTCTGAGTTAACCCCGTATTGActgcttttcattggattgttttatatctGGACGAGAGGTGTTTTCCATTGACAGTCATTATGAGTATCGCGCAAATTTGCATTCTTAAATCTGAAAAGAATGTTAACGCAATCAAGAACACAAAAAGCGAGACGACAGAGAAATGATGCGGCAAAAACGGCGACCACGCTCCCAAAAAGTCTTGACGCTGCGCTTTGGGTTCAAATTTCCCGCCGAATGCACTAAAATGCACTTTACTTTACAGGTCAACGTCATTTCAAGCTTCTCTAACCTTTGAACGGACGTGGCCCTTTCCGCCATGTGCGGCCGACTGCTCAATGTTTTAATACGTTTAGCACAATTAGCTTTTTTTCTAATAAGAAGCTGCTTGacctgttaggggtcgccacagcgtatCATCCTTTCCCACGTAagcttatctcctgcatcctcctctccaacacgaCATCCATCGagcttctctttgctcttcctctcgctctcttgcctggcagctccatcctcatcatccttctaccaaatctactcactctctctcctctggacgtgtccaaaccatcgacgtccgctctctctaactttgtctccaaaacatctcacctcggccgtccctccgatgagctcgcttctaatttgatccaacccgctcactccgagagcgaacctcaacatcttcatttgctctgcttcctgttgtctctaatccgtgcatcatggctggcctcaccattgtCCTTCATcgtagcagagactcttctgtcacataacacacctgacacccgTTTCTTCACTGCAGCTCTGAATgaagctgaatggcaaaattcacaacagctgTTAATGAAAACAATGAATCTGGGGCAGCACGGCGAGCTCGCggtgagcacgtctgcctcacagtcgggatagcctccagcttcCCCGGGACTGCAAATGGATATATTGCAAAGATGTAATTGGACAGAAACAAGAGCTCACTACACTGTTTGTTTGGATGCCTTGCTGGCTGAGTGACATTttcagttggttttttttttttttttttataactgtcTGGCTTTTGGGTTTCACTTGACACGCTGTCTGTGACTGCAGTGACGTGAAGCATGATGggacgcgtgtgtgtgtgtgtaacattgCAGATGTCTGAGGTGGCGGCCTGCCCGTAAGACGGGCTTTGCAAGGCAGGTGATGGTAAGACTCGTACTGGCTGAGCCGCCTGGTTTGCTTGCATGCGTTTGTGCGGGCGGGGTTCAGCTCCTAAGTGTGTCGCTCTACACACGACGGACACAGTAGATACGTTGTGTATGTATTGATGCTGTTTAACGCCGCTGTCCAGAGAAACTAACACCTACCTCATGTGTGACTAAACAAAAACTGTGTAGAGCTGTGTGCCCTAGATCATTTGCCACACTGGCCGTGCACACCgaggactccaaaaaaaaacatcacgtgATTTTGAGACAATCCACAAAGAAAGGCAGCGTCGGATTTTTATTCATGACACTGTTACGGAGTCCTTGGTGTGAAGATACACAGTAGCGTATAGTGTGACGTTGACTTTTCCCCATGCGATGCGTGCAGACGGCGGCCTGGACCTAAAGGGGGTCAAACGAGCGTGGATCCCGGAGGTGACGGCGGGCCAACCAGCGGAGCCCCCCGCCGACCCCGACCTACAGGCGGAGAACACCTCGTTGTGAGCGGGACATCGTACCAGCTCGGCGCCGCTCGACTCTT
It encodes the following:
- the arhgap17b gene encoding rho GTPase-activating protein 17b isoform X4, yielding MKKQFNRMRQLANQTVGRAEKTEVLSDDLLQIERRMELVRFMSHNAHKRLVSCLQGQLGTDTEKRHKKLPLTALSQAMQEGGAQLGDESLIGKMMDVCGEAESRLASELMQHEVQIERDVLDPLNALAEVEIPNILKQRKQLAKLVLDYDSAKTRWYQATKSSNQAMAAKVDPLKDEMDEALNKVEMCKDQLSADMYNFASKEGDYARHYLMLLEAQADYHRRSLAALEQAIPSIQLQQDSWTEKPAFGTALEEHLKRSNRDIALPIEACVMMLLETGMKEEGLFRIAAGASKLKKLKAALDCSTSQLEEFYSDPHAVAGALKSYLRELPEPLMTFGLYDEWTQASNVSDPDKRLQALWVTCDRLPKTHKANFRYLVKFLAKLAQERDVNKMSPSNIAIVLGPNLLWAKTEGTLAEMAAATSVHAVAIIEPIIQHADWFFPEEVDFDVSGMFAMPVHPAASDPELERKRPGSLVGQDGDAHPPRKDRRRPGPKGGQTSVDPGGDGGPTSGAPRRPRPTGGEHLVVSGTSYQLGAARLFCDAFVTICRQA
- the arhgap17b gene encoding rho GTPase-activating protein 17b isoform X1 produces the protein MKKQFNRMRQLANQTVGRAEKTEVLSDDLLQIERRMELVRFMSHNAHKRLVSCLQGQLGTDTEKRHKKLPLTALSQAMQEGGAQLGDESLIGKMMDVCGEAESRLASELMQHEVQIERDVLDPLNALAEVEIPNILKQRKQLAKLVLDYDSAKTRWYQATKSSNQAMAAKVDPLKDEMDEALNKVEMCKDQLSADMYNFASKEGDYARHYLMLLEAQADYHRRSLAALEQAIPSIQLQQDSWTEKPAFGTALEEHLKRSNRDIALPIEACVMMLLETGMKEEGLFRIAAGASKLKKLKAALDCSTSQLEEFYSDPHAVAGALKSYLRELPEPLMTFGLYDEWTQASNVSDPDKRLQALWVTCDRLPKTHKANFRYLVKFLAKLAQERDVNKMSPSNIAIVLGPNLLWAKTEGTLAEMAAATSVHAVAIIEPIIQHADWFFPEEVDFDVSGMFAMPVHPAASDPELERKRPGSLVGQDGDAHPPRKDSPARELTSTPPPQRNGSVHLTAGAPQSQGGSRGPSPHMVRRGTKKQAPAPPKQASPFASQSVNQSSTSPHHPPVAPRRHPGKESPIHAPPSHPPPQPPSPPRTPTPPDTPPHDGPFSQPPAYQYGSLPRPSRPAPKPRPRPNMPPPPQPAVSDGCNGLLGSASKIITDGGLDLKGVKRAWIPEVTAGQPAEPPADPDLQAENTSL
- the arhgap17b gene encoding rho GTPase-activating protein 17b isoform X3, whose translation is MKKQFNRMRQLANQTVGRAEKTEVLSDDLLQIERRMELVRFMSHNAHKRLVSCLQGQLGTDTEKRHKKLPLTALSQAMQEGGAQLGDESLIGKMMDVCGEAESRLASELMQHEVQIERDVLDPLNALAEVEIPNILKQRKQLAKLVLDYDSAKTRWYQATKSSNQAMAAKVDPLKDEMDEALNKVEMCKDQLSADMYNFASKEGDYARHYLMLLEAQADYHRRSLAALEQAIPSIQLQQDSWTEKPAFGTALEEHLKRSNRDIALPIEACVMMLLETGMKEEGLFRIAAGASKLKKLKAALDCSTSQLEEFYSDPHAVAGALKSYLRELPEPLMTFGLYDEWTQASNVSDPDKRLQALWVTCDRLPKTHKANFRYLVKFLAKLAQERDVNKMSPSNIAIVLGPNLLWAKTEGTLAEMAAATSVHAVAIIEPIIQHADWFFPEAQPGSSHPPRLRRGTVRSTSRPGRRNPRVAPGGPALTWSAEAPRNRRRHRPSKPVPSPLSPSTKVQRPRTTRPSPRGATRAKKAPSTRRRATRPHSRRRRPGRPPRPTRRLTTAPSPSRPPTSTARSPAPPGRRPSRDPGPTCRRPRNPPSATAAMASWAPLRRSSQTAAWT
- the arhgap17b gene encoding rho GTPase-activating protein 17b isoform X5 → MKKQFNRMRQLANQTVGRAEKTEVLSDDLLQIERRMELVRFMSHNAHKRLVSCLQGQLGTDTEKRHKKLPLTALSQAMQEGGAQLGDESLIGKMMDVCGEAESRLASELMQHEVQIERDVLDPLNALAEVEIPNILKQRKQLAKLVLDYDSAKTRWYQATKSSNQAMAAKVDPLKDEMDEALNKVEMCKDQLSADMYNFASKEGDYARHYLMLLEAQADYHRRSLAALEQAIPSIQLQQDSWTEKPAFGTALEEHLKRSNRDIALPIEACVMMLLETGMKEEGLFRIAAGASKLKKLKAALDCSTSQLEEFYSDPHAVAGALKSYLRELPEPLMTFGLYDEWTQASNVSDPDKRLQALWVTCDRLPKTHKANFRYLVKFLAKLAQERDVNKMSPSNIAIVLGPNLLWAKTEGTLAEMAAATSVHAVAIIEPIIQHADWFFPEEVDFDVSGMFAMPVHPAASDPELERKRPGSLVGQDGDAHPPRKDSPARLEPAPRLESSRG